The Lepidochelys kempii isolate rLepKem1 chromosome 5, rLepKem1.hap2, whole genome shotgun sequence genome window below encodes:
- the ANKRA2 gene encoding ankyrin repeat family A protein 2 isoform X2, with the protein MASSTNLDVGAQIIVEECTSSYSLSHMTDIKVEHQLDSTTEEGPAQSVAMGMKFILPNRFDMNVCSRFVKSLNEEDSKNIQDQVNSDLEVASVLFKAECNIHTSPSPGIQVRHVYTPSTTKHFSPIKQSTTLTNKHRGNEVSTTPLLVNSLSVHQLAAQGEMLYLATRIEQENVINHKDEEGFTPLMWAAAHGQIAVVEFLLQNGADAQILGKGRESALSLACSKGYTDIVKMLLDCGVDVNEYDWNGGTPLLYAVHGNHVKCVKILLENGADPTIETDSGYNSMDLAVALGHRSVQQVIEAHLLQLLQNIKE; encoded by the exons ATGGCATCTTCAACAAATCTAGACGTTGGGGCACAGATAATTGTGGAAGAGTGCACCAGCAGCTATAGTCTGTCTCACATGACAGACATTAAAGTAGAGCATCAGCTTGACTCCACCACAGAAGAAGGCCCAGCTCAGAGTGTCGCCATGGGAATGAAATTCATTTTGCCTAATAGATTTGATATGAATGTCTGTTCTCGGTTTGTGAAGTCATTGAATGAAGAAGATAGTAAAAATATTCAAGACCAGGTCAACTCTGACCTTGAAGTGGCGTCTGTCTTATTTAAAG CTGAATGCAACATCCATACTTCCCCTTCTCCTGGAATTCAAGTAAGACATGTCTACACTCCATCAACAACTAAGCATTTTTCGCCCATAAAACAGTCAACTACTTTAACTAACAAACATAGGGGAAATGAGGTCTCTACAACACCTCTCCTTGTAAATT CTCTGTCAGTTCACCAGCTGGCTGCTCAAGGGGAAATGCTTTATTTGGCCACGCGTATTGAACAAG aaaatgtaaTCAACCATAAAGATGAAGAAGGTTTTACCCCTCTGATGTGGGCCGCAGCACATGGGCAGATAGCAGTGGTAGAGTTTCTGCTTCAGAAT ggtGCAGATGCTCAGATTTTGGGGAAAGGGCGAGAAAGTGCACTGTCATTGGCCTGTAGTAAGGGATACACGGATATTGTCAAAATGCTGCTTGATTGTGGAGTTGATGTAAATGAATATGACTGG AATGGAGGGACACCTCTTCTATATGCAGTACATGGAAACCATGTGAAATGTGTGAAAATTCTCTTAG AAAATGGTGCTGATCCAACTATTGAGACAGATTCTGGTTATAATTCCATGGATTTGGCTGTGGCTTTAGGCCATCGGAGCG TTCAACAGGTTATTGAGGCTCATTTATTGCAGCTCCTTCAAAATATCAAGGAGTAA